Proteins found in one Balneola sp. genomic segment:
- a CDS encoding cell division protein FtsW, with product MIYTSPHSNFSSVLGTTPEDIDTRKQGSDRILLMAIIMLMMFGMLAVYSSIAFFAASNETSAFSLVTRHVVKMGIAFFVMLIASKINYHTLAKFSRLGMVVSLLLLVAVLIFGTEQFGAKRWLNLGGFSFQPSTIASVALILHVSVLLSEKQDYVKDFKKSFVPIMVWVTVTCGLIGVEDFSSAGILMGICLIMMFIGRVSVLQLGTMIAIAALGGMLLLSQSENRQNRIDQYLQQIKHIETQEFLTGSGYQAQQAHIAIAKGELMGVGIGKSAQRDFLPAPYNDFIFAIIAEEYGIMGAMALIVLFSLILIRGVVFIARKAEDTLGSLLAVGCTLTIVLYGFVNASVASGLLPVTGLPMPFVSYGGTSMMFAGLMVGILLNISKHNRDQGAFYYG from the coding sequence ATGATTTATACCTCACCACATAGCAACTTTTCAAGCGTCCTGGGCACTACCCCTGAGGATATAGATACCCGGAAACAAGGGAGTGACCGGATTCTGCTTATGGCCATCATTATGCTCATGATGTTTGGTATGCTAGCGGTATATTCATCAATTGCTTTTTTTGCAGCATCAAACGAGACTTCAGCTTTTTCTTTGGTTACTCGGCATGTTGTGAAGATGGGGATTGCTTTCTTTGTGATGTTGATCGCATCTAAAATCAACTATCACACTTTAGCCAAGTTCAGTCGGTTAGGTATGGTTGTGAGCCTCCTTCTCTTAGTGGCTGTACTCATTTTTGGAACGGAACAATTCGGAGCCAAGAGATGGCTTAATCTTGGTGGTTTTAGTTTCCAGCCCTCTACCATTGCTAGTGTGGCACTCATCTTACATGTAAGCGTACTGTTAAGTGAAAAGCAGGATTACGTAAAGGATTTCAAAAAGTCGTTCGTCCCGATTATGGTGTGGGTAACGGTTACTTGTGGACTTATTGGGGTAGAGGATTTTAGTAGTGCAGGCATTTTAATGGGAATCTGCCTGATTATGATGTTTATCGGACGGGTAAGTGTGCTCCAACTTGGAACCATGATAGCTATTGCAGCATTAGGTGGTATGTTGTTACTGAGTCAGTCGGAAAACCGTCAAAACCGGATTGATCAATACCTGCAGCAGATAAAACACATCGAGACCCAGGAGTTTCTAACAGGTAGTGGTTACCAGGCTCAGCAAGCTCATATTGCCATTGCCAAAGGCGAACTAATGGGAGTTGGCATTGGCAAGAGTGCACAACGAGACTTCCTCCCTGCTCCTTATAACGACTTCATTTTCGCAATTATAGCGGAAGAATATGGAATCATGGGCGCCATGGCACTCATTGTTCTATTTAGTCTGATTTTGATTCGAGGTGTCGTTTTCATTGCAAGGAAAGCCGAGGATACACTTGGATCCTTACTAGCTGTAGGATGTACCCTCACTATTGTACTATATGGTTTTGTGAATGCAAGTGTAGCAAGTGGATTACTTCCTGTTACCGGCTTGCCTATGCCATTTGTGAGTTATGGTGGTACAAGCATGATGTTTGCTGGGTTAATGGTGGGCATTCTGCTCAATATTTCTAAACATAACCGAGATCAGGGGGCCTTCTATTATGGCTAA
- a CDS encoding PhzF family phenazine biosynthesis protein, protein MNIPIYQVDAFTDSLFGGNPAAVCPLDSWIPDDVMQHIAAENNLSETAFFVAEGEGFGLRWFTPESEVDLCGHATLATAHALFMEMGYSKEKILFETRSGRLVVSKEGDRLKMDFPSDPMPQVEAPPILFQALGIQPNSNVFKTDDYMVVLDSEAGVAGLNPNFRMLNEVNARGVIVTAPGDKVDFVSRFFAPQVGIDEDPVTGSAHTKLTPYWSDRLGKAEMEARQISKRVGVLTVRDKGERVEILGKAVTYLKGEITV, encoded by the coding sequence ATGAACATTCCCATCTACCAGGTTGATGCCTTTACTGATTCTTTGTTTGGAGGAAATCCTGCTGCCGTATGTCCACTAGATTCCTGGATTCCCGATGATGTAATGCAACACATAGCTGCAGAAAATAATTTATCAGAAACGGCCTTTTTTGTTGCCGAAGGGGAAGGTTTTGGGCTAAGGTGGTTTACACCTGAAAGCGAAGTTGATTTATGCGGTCACGCCACTCTAGCTACTGCTCATGCTTTGTTCATGGAAATGGGCTACTCAAAAGAAAAGATCTTATTTGAAACCAGGAGCGGAAGGCTGGTTGTTTCAAAAGAAGGGGACCGACTAAAAATGGATTTTCCTTCTGATCCAATGCCTCAGGTAGAAGCTCCTCCAATATTATTCCAGGCACTAGGTATACAGCCTAATTCTAATGTCTTCAAGACTGATGACTATATGGTTGTGCTCGACTCCGAAGCAGGCGTAGCTGGTTTGAATCCTAACTTCAGAATGCTAAATGAAGTGAATGCACGGGGAGTTATCGTTACCGCTCCTGGAGATAAGGTAGATTTTGTGTCCCGGTTTTTTGCCCCACAGGTTGGTATTGATGAAGATCCGGTTACAGGTTCAGCACATACTAAACTCACTCCCTATTGGTCGGATCGATTGGGTAAGGCAGAAATGGAAGCACGTCAAATTTCAAAAAGAGTGGGAGTACTTACTGTTCGGGATAAGGGAGAAAGAGTGGAAATTTTAGGGAAGGCTGTTACTTATTTGAAAGGTGAAATCACCGTTTAG
- the ftsZ gene encoding cell division protein FtsZ — MKGVIMATFFFDEQSQENAKIKVIGVGGGGGNAINNMINMGLDSVEYIALNTDAQALKNSMADLKIQVGSALTSGLGAGARPEIGREAVEENRHEIEESIESADMVFVTAGMGGGTGTGGAPVVAGMAKRKGILTVGIITTPFECEGKIRKKYALEGINELKKNCDTVIVIPNERLLDIADENTSLMEAFALANEVLYSATRGISDLILMPGLINLDFADVRTTMTDGGAAIMGSSMASGSDRAEIAAREAINSPLLDGVSIRGARNVLVNISAGSNLGMRETTTATSIIQQEAGDNAEIILGTVLDEDFGDEIRVTVIATGFDLAEDRTAAKVAPKQPMGVAAENAIKNQAQPKKEIATRFTRTTGDFYKGEGNLKRLDTPSYLRRDLNVRKEEEATTTQEETSSEEQNNVAPFQSRAERIRKDDSDQPAFLRKIMD, encoded by the coding sequence ATAAAAGGAGTTATCATGGCTACTTTCTTTTTTGACGAGCAAAGCCAGGAAAACGCTAAGATTAAAGTCATCGGCGTTGGTGGCGGTGGCGGTAACGCCATTAATAATATGATTAACATGGGCCTCGACAGCGTTGAGTATATCGCGCTGAACACAGATGCCCAGGCACTAAAAAACAGCATGGCTGACCTTAAAATCCAGGTCGGTTCTGCCCTAACAAGCGGACTTGGCGCAGGGGCTCGCCCTGAAATCGGCCGCGAAGCTGTAGAAGAAAACCGGCATGAAATCGAGGAGTCGATTGAAAGTGCGGATATGGTTTTCGTAACTGCAGGGATGGGTGGTGGAACCGGAACCGGAGGTGCACCTGTAGTTGCGGGTATGGCCAAACGAAAAGGTATCCTTACGGTAGGAATTATTACTACCCCTTTCGAATGCGAAGGTAAGATCCGTAAGAAATATGCCCTTGAAGGTATCAACGAGCTAAAGAAAAACTGTGATACAGTTATAGTTATTCCAAACGAGCGGTTATTAGATATTGCTGACGAAAATACTTCGTTAATGGAGGCTTTCGCCCTAGCAAACGAAGTACTGTATAGTGCAACTCGTGGGATCAGTGACCTCATCCTTATGCCAGGTCTTATCAACCTTGATTTTGCTGATGTGCGCACTACAATGACTGATGGTGGTGCTGCAATCATGGGTTCATCAATGGCTTCAGGCTCAGATAGAGCCGAAATAGCTGCCCGTGAAGCAATAAATTCTCCGCTTCTTGATGGAGTAAGCATTCGTGGAGCCAGAAATGTACTGGTTAATATCTCAGCAGGATCTAATCTTGGTATGAGAGAAACCACTACTGCTACCAGCATTATTCAGCAAGAGGCAGGAGATAATGCAGAAATCATCTTAGGTACTGTACTTGATGAGGATTTCGGTGATGAAATAAGAGTTACAGTAATTGCTACTGGTTTTGATTTAGCGGAAGACCGAACAGCCGCTAAAGTTGCTCCTAAACAACCTATGGGAGTTGCTGCTGAGAATGCAATCAAAAATCAGGCTCAACCTAAAAAAGAAATCGCTACCCGGTTCACACGAACTACCGGTGATTTCTACAAAGGTGAAGGAAATCTAAAACGCTTAGATACCCCTTCTTACTTACGTCGTGACCTCAACGTGAGAAAAGAAGAGGAAGCTACAACTACCCAGGAAGAGACTTCTTCTGAGGAGCAGAATAACGTAGCTCCGTTCCAAAGCCGAGCGGAGCGTATTCGGAAAGACGATTCTGATCAGCCCGCATTTTTGCGAAAGATCATGGATTAA
- a CDS encoding UDP-N-acetylmuramate--L-alanine ligase, with the protein MDKRIETQPVFGRTKHIHMVGIGGIGMSGMAEILIHRGYKISGSDGMLSETTKRLEELGATIFEGHHAENIEGADVVVYTSAVKATENEETKAALEKRIPTIKRAEMLAELMKMKYGIGVAGTHGKTTTTTMVGLVTREGNYDPTIIVGGKVHSFDKTNAVVGKGDVIVVEADEFDRTFLRLTPSIAIITNIEAEHLDIYNDLEDVKQAFVDYANKVPFYGSVIVCLDDPNVRSILPLLERRIVSYGVTPQAQLRATDIRLSEFTATFTVVYNDEKLGVVTLKAPGEHNVKNALASIATGLELGIDFKLIKAGIESFQGVYRRFQLKYNNGIMIIDDYAHHPTEVQATLNAARKGWPDRRIVAVFQPHLYSRTQELYKEFGLSFFDAEMLVVTDVYPSREKPIEGVSGELIAGTAEQYGHKNVLYVEDKNKVSNTLKEVIQPGDIIITMGAGDIYRSGEDFVQEIESGNFKVESN; encoded by the coding sequence ATGGATAAACGAATCGAAACACAACCCGTTTTTGGTAGAACCAAACATATACACATGGTGGGTATTGGTGGTATTGGTATGAGCGGTATGGCAGAGATATTGATCCATCGGGGATATAAAATCTCTGGTTCAGATGGAATGCTTAGCGAGACTACTAAGCGTCTTGAAGAACTTGGAGCTACTATTTTTGAAGGGCACCATGCAGAAAATATCGAAGGTGCTGATGTGGTTGTTTATACCAGTGCAGTCAAGGCCACCGAAAATGAAGAGACTAAAGCTGCTCTCGAAAAACGCATACCTACGATTAAGCGTGCCGAAATGCTGGCCGAGCTCATGAAAATGAAGTACGGCATTGGTGTAGCAGGTACTCATGGAAAGACCACCACCACCACTATGGTTGGGTTGGTTACTCGTGAAGGTAATTACGACCCTACTATTATTGTAGGAGGTAAGGTGCACAGTTTTGACAAAACCAATGCAGTTGTTGGGAAGGGAGATGTAATCGTAGTTGAAGCGGATGAATTTGATCGAACCTTCCTTCGTCTTACTCCATCCATCGCTATCATTACCAACATAGAAGCGGAACATCTCGACATTTATAATGACCTTGAAGATGTAAAACAGGCGTTCGTGGATTACGCGAATAAAGTTCCTTTTTACGGGTCGGTAATTGTGTGCCTCGACGACCCAAATGTGCGGAGTATACTACCTCTGCTTGAACGTAGAATCGTTTCTTATGGGGTAACTCCTCAGGCACAACTTAGAGCTACTGATATCCGGCTTTCTGAGTTCACTGCAACCTTTACCGTTGTTTATAACGATGAAAAGCTTGGAGTGGTCACACTAAAAGCCCCAGGTGAGCATAATGTGAAAAATGCATTGGCTTCCATCGCCACCGGCTTGGAACTAGGAATAGATTTCAAGCTCATCAAGGCTGGTATTGAAAGCTTCCAAGGTGTATACCGCCGCTTCCAGCTGAAGTATAACAACGGAATTATGATAATTGATGACTATGCGCATCACCCAACCGAAGTGCAGGCAACACTTAACGCTGCTCGCAAGGGTTGGCCCGACCGTAGAATTGTAGCGGTATTCCAACCCCACTTGTATTCCAGAACCCAGGAGCTTTATAAAGAATTTGGCCTCTCCTTTTTTGATGCTGAAATGCTGGTAGTGACTGATGTATATCCTTCTCGTGAAAAGCCCATTGAAGGGGTATCGGGAGAACTAATTGCTGGAACGGCTGAGCAGTACGGTCACAAGAATGTGCTATATGTAGAGGATAAGAACAAAGTGTCGAATACACTGAAAGAAGTAATTCAACCCGGAGATATCATCATCACAATGGGAGCGGGAGATATTTACCGTTCTGGTGAAGACTTCGTCCAGGAAATCGAATCAGGAAATTTTAAGGTAGAATCCAATTAA
- the ftsA gene encoding cell division protein FtsA, with translation MSEQENIMVGLDIGTTKICAIVASIDDQERINILGVGKAPSEGLNRGVVVNIDKTVTAIKDAIAQAELASGIQVNSVNVGIAGDHIRSMRSKGVITINNKDNEITGQDVERLLEDCQRIMLPTDQQILHVIPQEFVVDGQDGINDPVGMSGMRMEAEVHIITGLVSAAKNIYRCVERAGYQVADIILEPLASSYAVLDQEEKEAGVVLVDIGGGTTDVAIFQDNTIRHTAVIAIAGQKVTDDIRLGLSVLDDQAETLKRNHGESYADLIQADEVITVPGIAGRPPKEITKSILAKIIQARMEEILEIVSIEIKRSGYSESLSAGAVITGGGSLIKNITALGSEILGMDAKVGIPLGITGGLIQEVNSPIYATGVGLVIHALKTGNNTSKTMIQSSGKATSVEQVMAKIADRMKSWFKEL, from the coding sequence ATGTCAGAACAAGAAAACATCATGGTAGGTCTCGATATCGGGACGACAAAAATCTGTGCTATTGTTGCATCTATCGATGACCAGGAGCGCATCAATATCCTAGGTGTAGGGAAAGCTCCAAGTGAGGGCCTGAACCGGGGTGTGGTTGTAAACATCGATAAAACTGTTACAGCTATAAAAGATGCGATAGCCCAGGCTGAGCTTGCTTCCGGTATCCAGGTTAATTCTGTGAATGTGGGGATCGCTGGAGATCATATTCGCAGCATGAGAAGCAAAGGAGTAATTACTATTAACAACAAAGACAACGAAATTACCGGGCAGGATGTGGAGCGTCTTCTTGAAGATTGTCAGCGCATCATGCTACCAACTGATCAGCAAATTCTGCATGTAATCCCGCAAGAGTTTGTAGTGGATGGTCAGGATGGGATTAATGATCCTGTTGGTATGAGCGGAATGCGGATGGAAGCAGAAGTGCATATCATCACTGGTTTAGTTTCTGCCGCCAAAAATATTTACCGATGTGTTGAACGCGCCGGATACCAGGTTGCTGATATCATTCTTGAGCCACTTGCTTCTTCTTATGCGGTACTAGACCAGGAAGAAAAAGAAGCCGGGGTAGTACTTGTGGATATCGGAGGTGGAACTACAGATGTAGCCATCTTCCAGGATAATACCATCCGACATACTGCAGTAATAGCTATTGCCGGTCAAAAAGTAACAGATGATATCCGCCTTGGCTTGAGTGTATTGGATGACCAGGCAGAAACACTGAAACGAAACCATGGCGAAAGCTATGCCGACCTTATCCAGGCTGATGAAGTAATTACAGTACCTGGTATCGCAGGTCGTCCTCCAAAGGAAATTACAAAGAGTATTCTCGCTAAAATCATCCAGGCAAGGATGGAAGAGATACTTGAAATCGTAAGTATCGAAATCAAACGAAGTGGGTATTCTGAATCACTTAGCGCCGGAGCTGTAATCACTGGTGGTGGTTCATTAATCAAGAATATCACTGCACTTGGTTCAGAGATTTTAGGAATGGATGCCAAAGTAGGCATTCCATTAGGCATTACCGGTGGGTTAATACAAGAAGTAAACAGTCCCATTTACGCTACTGGCGTTGGGCTGGTTATACATGCCCTTAAAACCGGTAACAATACCAGTAAAACCATGATCCAGTCCTCGGGTAAAGCTACGAGTGTGGAACAAGTTATGGCAAAGATTGCAGATCGCATGAAAAGCTGGTTCAAAGAACTTTAA
- a CDS encoding sulfite exporter TauE/SafE family protein, whose translation MGVGGGIIFTPVLFFLFDEAGIEHPVQWSVASGLLCTFVAAGSSTIRQYIQKNMFWKEGLYLGLMGVIGITLGKWILTSEFYDRQQFAVFFSAILFYAAYMMFRRGKDASKESERLFSELKIKEFFVTGGVGGFIASLAGVGGGGIMVPIMNLLYRQPFRKAVSVSQLGMVVLIFSGLVQLALVNVETAGLSSTTLGYIDIGTALPLAFGGLVGGFGGVFLNHRIKRKYLQWGFALLAFVMAGRLLWSVFN comes from the coding sequence ATGGGTGTAGGCGGTGGAATCATCTTTACTCCTGTGCTTTTCTTTTTGTTTGATGAAGCAGGTATTGAACATCCTGTTCAATGGTCAGTGGCTTCCGGTCTCCTATGCACCTTTGTAGCGGCGGGCAGTAGTACCATTCGCCAGTACATCCAGAAAAATATGTTTTGGAAGGAAGGGCTTTATTTAGGCTTAATGGGTGTGATTGGAATCACACTGGGTAAATGGATACTTACTTCTGAGTTTTATGATCGGCAGCAATTTGCAGTGTTCTTCAGCGCGATTCTGTTTTATGCGGCCTATATGATGTTTAGAAGGGGAAAGGATGCATCCAAAGAATCGGAGCGATTGTTTTCAGAACTCAAGATTAAGGAGTTTTTTGTAACAGGAGGAGTAGGTGGATTTATAGCTTCATTAGCTGGGGTAGGTGGGGGTGGTATTATGGTTCCCATTATGAACCTGCTCTATCGGCAGCCTTTTCGAAAAGCTGTTAGTGTTTCCCAGTTGGGTATGGTTGTTTTGATCTTTTCAGGTTTGGTTCAACTGGCATTGGTTAATGTTGAAACTGCCGGGTTATCCAGTACTACCTTGGGCTATATCGATATAGGAACTGCATTGCCATTGGCTTTTGGAGGTTTGGTAGGAGGTTTTGGTGGGGTATTTCTAAATCACAGAATTAAAAGAAAATACCTGCAATGGGGCTTTGCGTTATTGGCTTTTGTAATGGCTGGCCGATTACTCTGGAGTGTATTCAATTAA
- a CDS encoding endonuclease MutS2 — protein MKLYPPSIVEKLGFEQLREATLKVSQSELARETIARLSPSNHPDFVRTLLSQTGEMIDVLRDPDPFPLGEVPDIRDYMSIAKPQGSILSLHAFPEILSVCTTSRLVKKYFKSRIEHKLRLYAISETIIPLKDLEASIKQKVTDGGELKDDASPELKSIRKRLNSKKNELRSTVNKLMRNATKDGMTSDEGATIRNGRMVIPILVEYKRKIQGFIHDVSSTGQTVYLEPAEALHLNNEIRQFEAEEQREIERILRELTNHVRINREYLQQNLDALAMLDVIASKAKVSLSLDAEISITSTSRRLSIKQGFNANLLLKNNGLKKDERTDIIPLDLQLDENERCLMITGPNAGGKSVAMKTVGIFALMQQSGYAIPADPTSELPIFSGIFVDLGDDQSIENDLSTFSSRLQWMRETQKNLTPGSLILIDEAAAGTDPEEGGALFQSFIEYLLQKECTVLVTTHHGSLKVFAHEHPLAVNGSMEFDQASLSPTYKFKKGIPGSSYAFEIAERMQLDEDILSRSRELLGEQKNKMESLISELEAKTQDAEELKSTFEQLKSKAETDRNRYLNKLDGLNREKEKIREKALIEAKSIMDKANQKVEKAVEQIIEQKKTNKKEIKDIREDIDQEKQKIESKLEEVKEKREATFRKSKQPPKVGDYVRFLDGNTTGQLIEQKGNNATVQADGLRLRTKYKNLVKVEPPKKKKEKKARASVLVGDAASLKEMVSPRLDLRGKRADEALNEVTHYLDKAVFRGLNQVEIVHGKGDGILKEQIHKYLKDRTEVKHFELAHEDHGGAGVTVVNF, from the coding sequence ATGAAATTATATCCTCCATCCATAGTAGAAAAGCTTGGCTTTGAACAACTCCGCGAAGCCACATTGAAAGTATCTCAATCAGAGCTTGCCAGGGAGACTATTGCTCGTCTGTCTCCATCGAACCATCCCGATTTTGTAAGAACTTTGCTTTCACAGACTGGAGAAATGATTGACGTTCTGAGAGATCCGGATCCCTTCCCACTAGGAGAAGTTCCTGATATCCGGGATTACATGTCTATAGCTAAGCCACAAGGAAGTATCCTTTCTCTACACGCTTTTCCTGAAATTCTTTCGGTATGTACTACTTCCAGATTGGTCAAAAAATACTTTAAGTCTCGGATTGAGCATAAACTCAGGCTCTATGCTATTTCTGAAACCATTATTCCCCTCAAAGACCTGGAAGCTTCTATCAAGCAAAAGGTAACCGATGGTGGAGAACTAAAAGATGATGCCAGCCCGGAATTGAAGTCTATTCGAAAGCGACTGAACTCCAAGAAAAATGAGCTTCGGAGCACCGTCAATAAACTGATGAGAAATGCTACCAAAGACGGAATGACTTCCGATGAAGGGGCTACTATTCGCAATGGTAGAATGGTGATCCCTATTTTGGTGGAATACAAGCGTAAGATTCAGGGTTTTATTCATGATGTTTCCTCCACAGGGCAGACGGTATACCTCGAACCTGCTGAAGCCCTGCACTTGAATAATGAAATCCGACAATTCGAAGCAGAAGAACAACGTGAAATCGAACGCATCCTTAGGGAGCTCACCAATCACGTTCGGATAAATCGTGAATACCTTCAGCAAAATCTGGACGCTTTAGCCATGCTGGATGTGATTGCTTCAAAAGCAAAGGTCTCTCTTTCTCTGGATGCTGAAATCTCCATTACTTCAACATCTCGTCGACTTTCGATCAAACAGGGATTTAATGCAAACCTCCTTCTCAAGAATAACGGTTTGAAGAAGGATGAACGCACGGATATTATCCCATTAGACCTTCAATTGGATGAAAATGAGCGTTGCCTGATGATCACTGGCCCTAATGCAGGTGGAAAGTCGGTAGCAATGAAAACCGTGGGTATTTTTGCCCTTATGCAACAAAGCGGTTATGCCATCCCTGCCGATCCAACTTCTGAGCTTCCCATCTTTTCGGGAATATTTGTGGACTTAGGGGATGATCAATCTATCGAAAATGACCTGAGTACTTTTTCAAGCCGACTTCAATGGATGAGAGAAACGCAAAAGAACCTCACACCGGGAAGTTTGATACTGATAGACGAAGCTGCGGCCGGAACTGATCCTGAAGAGGGTGGCGCGCTCTTCCAGTCCTTTATTGAATATCTACTCCAAAAAGAGTGTACGGTATTGGTTACCACCCATCACGGCTCCCTGAAAGTTTTTGCTCATGAGCACCCTCTAGCCGTAAACGGATCGATGGAGTTTGATCAGGCTTCTTTGTCTCCTACCTATAAATTCAAAAAAGGAATTCCCGGAAGCAGTTATGCTTTCGAAATTGCAGAGCGCATGCAGCTGGATGAAGATATCTTATCGCGATCGAGGGAATTACTCGGGGAACAGAAGAATAAGATGGAATCCCTCATCTCTGAGCTGGAGGCTAAAACCCAGGATGCCGAAGAACTTAAGTCGACCTTTGAGCAGTTAAAATCTAAAGCCGAAACCGATCGAAACCGGTATTTAAATAAGCTGGACGGCCTAAACAGAGAAAAGGAGAAAATCCGCGAAAAGGCCTTGATTGAAGCCAAATCCATTATGGATAAAGCCAATCAAAAAGTTGAAAAAGCGGTTGAGCAGATCATTGAACAGAAAAAAACCAACAAAAAAGAAATTAAAGATATCCGTGAGGATATTGACCAGGAGAAGCAGAAGATTGAGAGCAAGCTGGAAGAAGTGAAAGAAAAGCGAGAAGCTACTTTCCGCAAAAGTAAGCAACCTCCAAAAGTAGGTGATTATGTCCGTTTTCTGGATGGTAATACTACTGGTCAACTCATTGAACAGAAAGGAAATAATGCAACCGTTCAAGCCGATGGATTGCGCCTTCGAACCAAATACAAAAACCTAGTAAAGGTTGAGCCTCCCAAAAAGAAGAAGGAAAAGAAAGCCAGGGCTTCTGTTTTGGTTGGAGATGCAGCTTCTTTAAAAGAAATGGTTTCCCCTCGTCTTGATCTGAGAGGAAAGCGAGCAGATGAAGCTTTAAATGAAGTCACTCATTACCTGGATAAAGCAGTGTTCAGAGGACTGAACCAGGTAGAGATCGTTCATGGCAAAGGAGATGGGATTCTTAAAGAGCAAATTCACAAATACCTAAAAGACCGAACCGAAGTAAAGCATTTTGAGTTAGCCCATGAAGATCATGGCGGTGCGGGAGTTACGGTTGTCAATTTTTAA
- the murG gene encoding undecaprenyldiphospho-muramoylpentapeptide beta-N-acetylglucosaminyltransferase codes for MANPKVLIAAGGTGGHVYPAIAIADALKSENASTEVLFVGTRNHMEWKAVPKAGYEIVNVWISGFHRRLTLKNLLFPVKLITALTQSVSILARFKPQVVISCGGYVAGPVGWVAGKQGIPVVVQEQNSFPGVTNRLLAKFASKIFTAFKEADQFLPEEKTEVVGNPTRNTLTAVEKEVGLTAFDFDSSKPVLLIMGGSGGARTINQAMKQNLEHLHHKAGLQIIWQCGSRYFDALSEEIDLESYPNLRLTAFIDNMPEAYAASDLVISRAGASSCSEFMLTGMPSVLIPSPNVAGDHQTENAKAMRDAGASELIKDNEAVDALPGLVERLISDQEALKKMNLAALKLAKPDAAKQIAKEILTLASSRLN; via the coding sequence ATGGCTAATCCCAAAGTCTTAATCGCAGCAGGCGGTACCGGAGGTCATGTATATCCAGCTATTGCTATCGCTGATGCCCTGAAATCGGAGAATGCATCTACCGAAGTGCTTTTTGTAGGTACCCGAAATCACATGGAATGGAAAGCGGTACCTAAAGCCGGCTATGAAATTGTGAATGTTTGGATTAGTGGATTCCATCGAAGACTAACTCTTAAGAATCTGCTTTTCCCCGTTAAACTAATTACTGCGCTTACTCAGAGCGTATCTATCCTGGCTAGATTTAAACCTCAGGTAGTGATTTCATGTGGAGGTTATGTTGCTGGGCCAGTTGGTTGGGTAGCAGGAAAACAAGGCATTCCGGTGGTTGTTCAGGAGCAGAATAGCTTCCCTGGAGTCACTAACAGGTTACTGGCTAAATTTGCTTCAAAGATATTTACCGCTTTTAAGGAGGCTGACCAATTTCTTCCCGAAGAGAAAACGGAAGTGGTCGGCAATCCAACTCGAAATACATTAACTGCTGTTGAGAAGGAAGTAGGACTGACTGCTTTTGATTTCGATAGTTCTAAACCAGTGCTGTTAATTATGGGCGGAAGCGGAGGAGCCCGAACCATTAACCAGGCCATGAAACAAAACCTGGAGCACCTTCACCATAAAGCCGGGCTTCAGATTATCTGGCAGTGTGGTTCAAGATATTTTGATGCTCTCTCCGAAGAAATTGATCTCGAAAGCTATCCAAATCTCAGGCTCACTGCATTTATTGACAATATGCCTGAGGCTTATGCCGCTTCTGATTTGGTAATCAGCAGAGCTGGTGCCAGTTCTTGCTCTGAATTTATGCTTACTGGAATGCCAAGTGTGCTTATCCCTTCACCTAATGTGGCAGGGGATCATCAAACAGAAAATGCCAAAGCAATGCGTGATGCAGGAGCTTCGGAATTAATCAAAGACAATGAGGCGGTTGATGCACTTCCCGGGCTTGTTGAACGATTGATTTCGGACCAGGAAGCACTAAAGAAAATGAACCTAGCTGCACTAAAACTGGCCAAGCCAGATGCTGCCAAACAGATCGCCAAAGAAATTTTAACCCTTGCAAGTTCCCGATTGAATTGA